A window of Cyclopterus lumpus isolate fCycLum1 chromosome 10, fCycLum1.pri, whole genome shotgun sequence genomic DNA:
tcaGAAAGAAACATCGGTTACCCCTTCAGCTCTGGCGGCTCGCATCGTCTCCACGCTAGTTCACATGTTTGCTTCTCCACGCTAGTTCACATGTTTGCGTCTCCACGCTAGTTCACATGTTTGCGTCTCCACGCTAGTTCACATGTTTGCTTCTCCACGCTAGTTCACATGTTTGCGTCTCCACGCTAGTTCACATGTTTGCTTCTCCACGCTAGTTCACATGTTTGCGGTTCCATCAACgaatgaagagagaaaaagtttGAAGCAAATGATGTCAGTAAGTTGCTCCAAGAAACAAATCATGTAAATCCTTGTGTTTGTGGTGACTTGCGGGCAGTGATTCATGCGGGCAAGTCGCCCAGGTGAGCGCATACATTCGTCAGGCAGCTGGACCAGATTGAATATCAGCGTCTGTCATTCACTTTGTAAGAAACTCTCGTTGGATGGTGGGAATGTTTACAGTAGCATCACACAGCAAACGTCCGCCAATGTGGACATTTTtacgctttcttttttttgttgtctttttttgtcttcttagACGTCTTTTCCCTGTTTGAGTTTGagttgtaatgtaaaaaaaaacaactattctTTCAAACCATCAAAGTTTAATCAAGCTACAGAAAAACAATGACGTCatctccaaaaaaataaaataaaatgacattcctcttttgtttttacaatctTTTAGATATGTAGAACAAAAGGTTTGCCAGGGAGCCAAATCTAGATGTATAGTACGTGAGACTCTCCCTCTTTGTAAACCTGAGCTTGACCCAAATGAGTGGACGTGGCACACAGAAATGCATGCGCAGCTTGCATGGCTGCATCTTTCAGTTGGGTGAGCATTTCAGTTAGTTAGTGGCCAAGGCCCGACAGATTTGGCTTTCTGAATAGGAAGGCCTGAGTACACACCTAGTAATGGCGACCAAGAAGTGCTGGATCGAAAAACTGTGAGCTTGGCTCTGCGTACGCCAAACATTGCGAATCGCCATGGTAACAGCGGCCTCATAGACGATCTTGCAGCAATTTTTGGCGGTCCCTTTTTTAATCAAAGGGGAATCAAGCTCATTATAAACACATATAATCAAtcattattctctctcttttgctgaCGATTGTGCTTCCGATATTCTCCCGAACCGCGACCAGTCTTCCCCTCGCTGTGCCTGTCACTCAATTTCTgactgtctctcttcctcccacacTCTCAGACACACTGAACTATCCCTGTGATACTGAAATGTCATCAGCAGGAGTGGGTGAAGAGAGAATAGATCATGACTACACTTGGCCACTGCCATGGCAACCGTTTCAGCtcatgtgtgtgcctgtgaggAGCGCTGGGTTGCGGGGAGGAGAGGCGGGAGGGAAGAGCAACACAAACGAAGCCATGCCACAAAGTAGATCTGAGAGGGAGTGAGACGAGGGAGGCGTGAGACAAAGGTGTGTTCTTTAATGGCATCCTGTCCGACTCCGCTCACGTGtggttaacattttttttaaaaaggggagcATCTTTATTCTAAATGTTGCCGCCCACgtgtaaacacaaatacaatatcctcCCACTCTCTTGCTTGTGTGGCTCCCAACTGGACGCTGAATCATTCATGCAGAGAAAAAGTGGTGGGGGAGTTTgaagtaggaaaaaaaaaatagcaaatcCACTTTGCACAAAGCAAACGCTGCATCTCTTATATtaacaaacaagaagaagaaaaaaaacctgctccTGCAGACAACGTCTGGGTATTTGGACACAAAGGACAGAACCTGAAAGCTGATGGATTAACTAGTGTAGAAGCTTGGGTTGCTTCTTCTCTGTTTGGTGTTTCCCTCTCAGCCATCACGACAAGCATGAAAGCCTCATCAAGGCAAACAAAGACAGTGCACCCCTTCGCCGAAGCGGTTCACACCCCTCTGACTACCCAAACAGCACATATAGACGTGCACTCTTCAGTGGAGTGCTGACACTCAATGGACAAAGGAATTACCACAAACAGCTGCTCTCCTATTCATAGGGAAGGGCTAACATTTGTGCAATTGTCTCTGCAGATGCACCGCTGGCACACtgacaaatacaacaaaatgtcaaatttacTGAAGAAAAAATCTCCCCAAAAACATGTGAAGGAATACTTTCTCACCTTTCTGGGACTGCCCCTCATCCAGGTCTTCTTCCATGGTGCtgattctgtttttttgttgttgtttttagagcGACGAGAGATATGTGAAGGAAAACGCCTGTTTTGGGACAGATAAAccttattaaaatgtttgagaGGTAGTCCACGAAGCACTTCCGCTTTCTTTCTCCCTGCCTCACTTCTCCACCGTCTCTGGATGTCCCTGCTGAACACCGAGATTGCCTGTCAGTTGTGCTTTCTGTCAAGCGTCCGAGCGATGCGAGGGTTCACTGAGTCTTTGTGGTGCTGTCCATTGCGAGATGCCGTGGCAAGTGCTGAAAACCTCCTTGGTCcctggtgcaggaggaggaggaggagggaggagggaggaggaggggggctggATGGAGCAGAGGGTGGTCTCTATGGTAGGCAGGAAAGCGCATGTGCAACGGGcgggcgggagggggggggggtggggtggagtGTGCAGATGAAGAGGCAGgtgtgtgaaaaatgtcaaattaaaacagtGAACGCACCATGAGGATAAAGACAACGGTGATTCTAGACTTTCTGACTGTGTCATGTTTGGACAGGGGTGTTCACGCTCACGGGTCACCACTAATTGCCCGGCCCAACCTCAGCACCCCTGGTTCTCAGACAGAATGGTTAAGCCCGTCgccccaaacccccccccccccccaccccacccgcGGCAGTGACTCTCCTGCATTAACTCATCCTCTCCTTAAataaagggggtggggggacatCTGATTTCTAAATGGGATTCTCCTAATCTTATTAGTCATACAGATTCAATTATACGATCACCAAGAATGTGTCATTGGATTCCTATCATACAAATGGATACAATATGTGTAGACAGACACTGCATAATGAACGTTGTTGTTAATACTTGAGGTGATTTTAAAGATTCAAACTCAAGGATTATGTGGTCTACTCTGGGTTGAGAGGTTTTTACAGCTCATGGTCTTATGCAACTCTTCGGCTGGCCAATGAATTGATTCTTTTCCTAATTCTTGGGAAATATATGCCATCGTTTAAATGTATGTACAGTAAATGTTTCTGCCCTGAACAAGAAGACTGCCATGTTAACTTCCATAACTTGCATAATACAGTAATATGGATCCGTATACACAAgttataatttaattaattagatGCAAATATAATAACTCAAGATTTGATACTTCGTTGCCACTTCAACGTGGTCAATAGGAATTTGGTTTGGTGAGCTCACGCACGGTGGCCGAAAGAAAAAGGCCTAAACcaaacaacataacaaatgtaTTGACGAATTTAGGGGCGGAGAGAGGAACGGGAGACCCAGAGGAACAATCGAAAGATCATTGAGGTACATTAGGCTGCGGTGGGATGAAATGTGCCGTATAAATAGAAGCTGACTTGACTTGAAGTACGGACAGATGGGTGTATGGATGGATGATCAGACAAGTGGATTagatgaaactttaatgatCCCTGTAGGGAAATTGAGCGTCTGCCGCAGCAGGTGACTGGAAAGCAGTAAAGAAGGAGGCCAATAAAGAGTTCTGACAATGATATCAGTGAACACATTGTTTGTAAATAAAACAGGGATAGACTGGTGCACGCAAAGACCAATTATGAACAGGTGAATGACTTTTCAAATAATGTTTTGACCTATCGGACCCTAATTGTCAAATAGCGTATGGTGGCAATTTATGGTGTAACTTGTCCACGAACATATCGAAAGTCATCTTTCCTACGGTGCGTCCTCCCTGATTAAAGGAACTCGGATCTCAATAAAAGGAGCTCAATTAGGCCTTCTGGAGGAAACAAACCATCATCTTGATTATTTGTTTATGGTAATCATGCTAATGTTTCAAAATTAATGTTATGATTAATTGATGTCAAGATGTATCGCTTTATAAATGTTTGATTACTTAATGCAACATATTGAATTAATAATTCAATTACCCTCCCGTTGTAGCATATTGTCCAACCCGATGGTCTAACCTCCTGAGTCCGCTAAGTACCTcaacttttttatttagatttagtaacatgtgtttttattagccCTTCTGACAGCACGGCCCGAGGGATGGCAATGTCTGTACGTTGGTCAGATATCAAGTGCATTTAATCTTATATCTTACGTGGTCATGTCCTGTGGTCGGTAGTTTCCCGCAGTTCTCAATTCACTATCCTGCtcaaatgaattaaacaaaagttttaaaaatatatatttttttttaaactgttttaaaaggtgctaaattTGAGATTGGGagcatattcaattcaattcagtttattttgtatagcccaatatcacaaatttgcctcagagggctttacaatctgtacacatacgacatccctgacctttgacctcacatcgaatcaggaaaaactccccaaaaataacctttcacaggaaaaaaaaaaaagggaagaaaccttcaggagagcaacagaggaggatccctctcctcgcgcctctcaacggctctcaacatgctGGCCGCTGAGCCGGCGGCTCGctagctaacggtgctaacagtgcaaacacaaacaaccgGGCAGACGGGGCAAAAAgctgtttacctgagggggtaCGTGTTGCTGGGGGTGTTACAGTGGGGGGTGTTACGCTTCCGGGACGCCATTGTGAGTTGCAACCACcctatgagagcagtgcagagcggcggccaCAAGCTAGCTAGTGGCGCACGCTCccgtgcactaaaagcatgcgcAGCCAGCCTCAATATGTAAACGGAGAATCACAGATTATAACACTcgcagagggagagcgacttcattctctgctcaggtagacattataGGCACAGGAAGTAGTTGTTTGCTTAATAGTGAATTTAGCTCCTTTTAAATAACTCAAAATGTTATTGTTGCAGTGTCTGAATATCATATTGTACTAAAAGGTATTGTTGAGATACTACCAACTACATTTCACAGAATATACTGTGTTGTTGTAAGTAAAATACTGAacagactttttatttttttttgcttttgaccCAACATATATTTTTCCTTTGTCTTATGTTGTATATTTACTTTGACGTGCCCTTTCTATTGTGAGTCTTCATACTCGGAGAGGGAGAGCGATGCAGTTCTCTAACATGTAGAAGGTATTGTGGTATCTTCCTTCCACTATTCAGAGGTATTTAAGCTCAACTACTAATCTGTTTAGTAACCTAGGTTGCTGACATGTGTTGAGCTTACTGGATCagatgttcattttttttttttttatgccagtTTCATGCCAGTTTCAATTACAAGCCGACTGTGTTGTCTTGGTGCACTGTAAATACTAAGTCTAATTCATATGATAATTTACAATGTGTAACTAAGTCTGTCAGCGAAGGAAGTTAATTGAATGCCTATCTAATGAATAAtggtttattatttgtttaagtTATCTTGTTTGCATGTggcacgtaaaaaaaaaaattataaaaataatttccACTTAATTAGCTTTAGTCTCCAGGGGCCTTGTTGGTGACTAATACATTATAACTaaatgtacattgttgtatGAATAAAAGCAGTTCATTATGGGGTTActgaaaatatatgtatgtgtttatatattttccatGCACATTTCTGACACACAAAGTGCCCCACCCCTAGCCTGGATAACATGGCCACATACTAGCTTACCGTGGCTTTTGTTAATAGGGGTGGGATATTTGCTGTGAGGGAATGGGGgagggctcttttttttttctcagggaATCCTTGGCTTACAAAGACtcacaatacccccccccccccgccgctcCTCCCCTCCCTGGCTAGTCATGTTACAGTCTGTGTCTCCAACAAGGCACTGCCCCTCCCCCTGCCGCATCCCCTCGGCTTCGCCACTAGAGCTTCCTTCACACTGTGGGTACCACGATGCCGATAGGAAAAATCGACAGATGGTGAAACACTTTCTTGGGGCATTTCAGGCGTCCTCCTTCCTCTAacatcaggggggggggggttgttgttgttgtttttgtacatgaagtgtgtttgttttttttgtgatttgttttgtgattttgtgAAACCGCGGTTTCCTGTGCACTCATGACCAACAGAACGAGCCAAAGAAGCTCACAGTAAGCTTATTAATGTCTCCTGGTCGCTCTCCAGTATGGGCTTGCtagttgccatggcaaccaggACCTAGATATTGTTCAGTGGGAGAGGTGTGTAGATgtagaataaatataaacatcacCCTGGCCAGTGCTTATTATGTAAAGCAGCTAATCTCACTTCATCATTATTCGTTGGTAACGGTCATTTATTGCAATATACAAAATTAACATTATCTGGACTCTGGCTGTTCCGCACTACGTCTTCACTGCCTTTGTTATTTTGCATTTCTATGGTATCACTTGCTGCCGATGCCGGTTGTATCTCGCAATCTGGTATTTTCGGTAGAAACCAATGCGGCAAAATGTGTGAGGCTCAACATGTAAAAAACCCAAATTCCGATGCTCATCTCCCAGCTTCTGCGGAAATCAACAGGCGACAGCGCTCGTCGTCTTAAGTGCCGATGTGTGTTCACGCCCAGTCAAGCTGAGGGAAATCAAAAGACACTGAAAGATTAAGGAGGTCAGGTTTTACAGCTCCACTGAGGGGAGGCGGTGGAAAGAGGCTTTAGCAGCCATTGACTACCATGGAGAAAGGATGGGCTGCTCTCAAAGGGACCATGAGATATATTAGAGGCTGGTGGGTCTCTTCAAATGTCAGATAGCCACTCCCACTCTCCCTAAATGGTTGATgaataggttttttttttaaaatatgtgttgcGTTACAGCTTTTTGTTTACGGGTTGGcatcagctgttgttgttgttgttatggtttTGGCGGTTGACCCAAATGATGCTCTCCTCCGCGACCGTTTGGAGAGTCAAGTGATGGCGTTTAACACAATAAATCTCACGGTTATCTGTAGCTAATAGTCTGCTGAGGCTGTGGAGATCATATCATTACGGCATTGGCCTAGCTCTCTATTGAGAGCCCGGGCTCTTAGACCACATGAGAAGCCAGGCAGTCAGCCAGAAACACTTATCATCCTGTCATCCGTTTTTCACTAGCTTCACAGCTCAATTGTGCTGTACGCTGAGCATCCATCCACGAGTGTTTGGAGATTTGGGGCCAACGGAGTGATCTCAATCTCAAAGTGAATCTGAGTGGCTTTGGCACCACAAACGCTAAATGTTCTCCACTAAggatgcaaaaaagaaagaaagaagaaacataCAATGGAGACGATAATATCAGTTGTTTTTGCAGGATACTCGTGGATGCAAATTGGTTTGTCAATAAAGTCCATAGCGCTGTTCGGTTATATAGTGTGTTGTTAATGCAGCACTAACCATGAAGCAAATTAGTGACAGAGATTAACACTAAACCTTTAAACAAAATCTGTTTAAAGCATCAGTTTCGGTCCATTAAATACAGctgatttgtgtttgtttatcccCGTTTGTAGATGTGTTCGCCTTTTTGGAAGGAACAACAAATAAGAGtgtaaaacaacacaatttTAATTTAAGCTTCAACCGAAAAGTTAACTTTGATTGTCCTCAAAGATAAATGCACCTTTGCAGTTATCAGTTAAATAAAGCGGTCACAAATGGATAAACAGTAGGGCCAGTCCAATACTGCAGCATACACTCATTTCTAGCCTCTTTTTGTCAATGGTACACCTGAAGCAGTGGATTTCAGTCTGAACCATTGAGGAGAGTGCTGCTCGCGACTCAATGCTGCCATCTACTGGTGCAGACAGACATTGCCCAAACAGGAAACATGACACAAGCCACAACAAACAAGTGTCGCCTTCTGTCTTCCAAAACAAATGCTACTCCTAGTAAAATACTTTTGATACATAACAGTCAAATGGGCTATGACCCCTCCCGAGGCCCCTCCCACCCCCtacttctcctccatctgtcagtGTCATATCCGACAGGCaaaagggacacacacaaacacacacacacacacacacacatcacaattATAGAGCACAGATCTCCATATAGTTGATTTAATAGTTGACCAGGGAGCGTCTGACAGGCTGGTGCACCTTTATCTCCTTAAAGGAAACGGCCGCTCCACTCCGTGTTGAAGAGGAGCAGAACTCTAAAACACaagaaaatggaaaagacaTTACTGTGTCTCAAAGCAAAGCTGTCACTCAAAGGATGCATTATAGCACATTTGCAGAATGAGTATTCTCTGCAGGGGAATATATGACTCAACACTTACTCACCGTAGTGTCTCCGGATGAAGCAAAGCACTCATCGCCGCGGCTGGATGGCTCAGGATCTTTGGCTGCCGGCCGACACAGATTAGGCTTCACTTTCAAACGTCCTGTCACCGAAAaccaaagaggaaaaaaatacattataataacataatggAATATTTGCCCCTCCTCCCCCGGGTGACTTACCAGGGTTGAGGACCCTATCCTCTGCCTTGTGCCCCAGATGCCTGTGGAGGATGACCTCGGCCCTCCTCTGGTTGGTGCTGATGTCGGGCTCCGCCATGATCTCCGTTATCCTCAGGTTGTTCTTGATGGCCCTGGAGGCCGTGGAGCGGGCCAGCGTGGGGAGAAGCTCCTGGTACTGTCGGTCAGTGAAGTCTGACGCTGGGCCCCGAACATCTCGGATGCTGAGGTGGAGTCACACTGATCAGAATTCTGTTATTCTATTTGTGTTCTGGGAATATCATTTATACAATGAGCACATGTGCCGTATGCCGACTGGCATCCTCCACATATTGTACATTATCAGCATTCttttaatttcagtttaaatAAGCATTAATGTGTATGAGTTATAATAGCAATGTCTGTGTTACCTGACGATTACAAATATtattcacataaaacacattcctgaggggtatatatatatatatatacgctaaACAATTACGCCATTTTTAATTCACGGTAATGTTTCAAAAACGCGTGCAACTCTGGGAAAACTTGTGAGCTAAtaccactgaaacacagagaaatgTATACCGATATCTAACTAACTCACCTCCGGGTAGTTAAAAGAGTATAAACCTCCTGCACCAACAGTTCGGCTGCTCCTGGTTTACAGTGAATGCTTCCGTCAATCAGCTTTTTCATCAAGTGCAGATTCTGCTTCTGTAAAGACTgggataataaaaaataataataataatgtaacaatgacaacttcctgtttcataTCCCTCAAGTACAtgcaggaaaagaaagacacCATAATGGGTCTTCATTGCATAGATATTATGTGATTTGATATGTAAAGAGGTGTGTTGGGAGGAATCAAACCACCTTTAAACCACGTGTCAATTAAACTGAACAAGGATACATTTCTCCtcgttaaatatatatatatatatatattattatgttattccCTCCTCTTACCCTCTCTATTTGGCTCCAGTTCCACTGTTTGGCAGAGAGTGACGCTCCTCTGTCATACGACTGCACTAGAAAGTCTTGGGTGTAATAACGAGACAATATCTCCGCCACCAGGTAACCGTTGGAAAAATCTCTGGAAATAAAATGGGGATTACAAATTGAGTGAAATCCTATATTgaaagatgttgttgttgttcttcctcaTCTGTGTGGTGATGCTTTAATGTTTAGTTTGAACCGGTACAGCTGTTACAGCCATATGGTTTCACCTGCAGGAACATGTTTGCTTCACATAGCAACGATTGTCTTAATGCAGCCGAGGTGGCGGATGTATCCCACTAATACCTGTTGATGCATATTTCACACATACGTCTctacatttttacattcaagCTGTGATGTACGGAAACATATGTTGTTATTCAATTTCAATGCCCTTGTTCAGCATTAGCAGCATCAATAACATAATCTACAAGCCCATTATGTCTATGTATTTTATATCTATTATATGTGCTACATTGAAATGATCAATCTCCACTTGATGTGGTATCTGCATGCagcaaaaaagacaacaaatattGTTCTTATATCATTTAAATTGATTGTAATAATTCGAATAACAATTATttgaataattacattatttaaatgtatttaaatacatttatttaaattatatgaaaaataaaggaAAGTTTAGGTAAACGTTAAATGTTACCAAGAACTGTAACTGACGTTACAACTACACGTTTGGACATTGGCCAGCAaatcgtttaaaaaaataataatgtctcACTTGGAGTTGTGTAATATGTCGTTATATATCGTAATGCCGGATGAGGTGTGTGTAAGTGAACTCTTTTCACTCTTTACCTGGGCACGTTCTTCGGGTAGAAAGACAAGTCGAGGCTCTGCAGCCATCTCACGACTTCTCTCGGCAGTCCTGTCTTTTTGGGAGCCATGCTGCTCTGATGCCTACAAACTATAGTGGGTTATTAATAACTATGTCCGTGAAATCGTGCTAATAACCTGACCGGTTTACTCTCCGAGGTGCTGCTCGGTGCAGCACTTTGTTTACCATCGCCGTGGCAACCACAccacacagctctctctctgacacgtggcatgtttcttttgtttgaccAATATAAAATATTGAAGTAGTCAAATAAGACATTATGAAATACACAGTGGTGTCGGTCATGTCGTAACCACCACCATATTGTGAAATAGAGTGCAACACAGAAAGGGTACTTCATGCTGCTGTAATGTGATAATTCATGTGGTTTTGTTGACAGCCTTTGgagctttatttttattgccgTATTAGCTGTTGTTACAAACAACTCTTCCCGCTGCGCTCTCTCTTGCACTTCCAGCTCACTCATATTTTCCATTTGGGACTTAACAATAAAGTCAGCTGCCTCCAGTTGTCAGTATACTCTGTAATCCAAGCTTTTAAAAGCATGTCAactattttagtttaaaaaaaagtccaacaTCATAAAGCAACACATATTTTTATGAACGCACCCAGGCTTCAAAACAATTTTAATCACACGGCCGTGCGCGATACATTATATATCAAAAGCAGAACTATGAGTACTCTGTATATTACACTGCATTTATATGACATTGTAATCTCAAAGTTGTTCAAAGTGCATCACTATTTTGGTAGCTATTGTAACTATTAAGGCGTCTTAAATACGGCAAAACTGAATTGCAAATACTATTGTATGTCTTATATTTCTCTAACCACAATTTAACCCAGGgaactcgtttttttttttagaaccgCTTTACATTCGTCCACCGCGAGTGGGATGGAGACCAGCTCATCACAGCCGGCTCCCGAGTCACTTTAATTGACTGGTCGCCACAGTCGAAGGACGGCGTTCAAGGATTTGATTCCCCCCTCTGCGTGACAAAGGCCTATTTTTCTGTGCCGTCCCATTCCGTCCCGTCATTGGTACCGCAGGTAGCTCCTCAGCCTGTTGGGCAGCGGGAGGTTGGGGAGGAGGCGCAGTCTGTCGCG
This region includes:
- the spata4 gene encoding spermatogenesis-associated protein 4, which encodes MAPKKTGLPREVVRWLQSLDLSFYPKNVPRDFSNGYLVAEILSRYYTQDFLVQSYDRGASLSAKQWNWSQIERSLQKQNLHLMKKLIDGSIHCKPGAAELLVQEVYTLLTTRSIRDVRGPASDFTDRQYQELLPTLARSTASRAIKNNLRITEIMAEPDISTNQRRAEVILHRHLGHKAEDRVLNPGRLKVKPNLCRPAAKDPEPSSRGDECFASSGDTTVKFCSSSTRSGAAVSFKEIKVHQPVRRSLVNY